The following are encoded in a window of Maridesulfovibrio ferrireducens genomic DNA:
- a CDS encoding DEAD/DEAH box helicase — MGDQVVHHRVIDGNSALYGESRHKWPESLDCVMNFREIENLYSHQAEATDYARAGRNVVVATPTASGKTLTYNLPVLEQCLRNPDNHALYLFPLKALAQDQLKTFNEMTALLPENIRPDAAIYDGDTTPYKRKKIRDNPPSVILTNPEMLHLSILPYHERWAPFIAGLTHIVVDEVHTYRGVMGSHMAMVFRRLLRICNFYGATPSFVFSSATVGNPAALCNSLTGLEVTAITESGAASGKRNFVFFNPVVSPSNAAIQLLKAALARGLRTIVYTQSRKMTELIAMWVSEKAGKYQDKISAYRAGFLPEERREIESKMSSGELLAVISTSALELGIDIGGLDLCIMVGYPGSIMATLQRGGRVGRSNQESAVILIGQEDALDQYFMRHPEDFFSRPPENAVLNPYNPVIMEKHLICAASELTMRENDYLLKDDKIRSRVLELEQEGVLLRSKRGDEIYSKRKRPHREISLRGAGGTIHIEDSDTSEPIGTIDEVKAYSEAHEGAVYIHRGNTYCIKELDLASRKISAVKQRVGYYTRTRKNKSTQILEIYSQKTVFGIVMRFGKLKVTEQVTGYEKRAVRGGQLLGIVPLDLPPIIFETQGLWMEISSEIKRRAEDEFIHFMGGIHAVEHAAIGILPLMVLTDRNDLGGISTPMHEQVDGPAVFIYDGIPGGAGLTMQAFEHAEELLERTLQIVLDCECELGCPTCVHSPKCGSGNRPIDKSAAIFVLQNMIHGETPKNIEDINMLLRPFGEEIKKEVIEPKNFGVLDVETRRSAQEVGGWNKAERMGISIAVLYDSDEDKFFEYEEHQIPEMIDRLQKLDLIIGFNIDRFDYKVLSGVHAFHYKGLPTLDLLIKVHEKLGYRLKLDNIAQATLDTAKSADGLQALEWWKEGRLDLITDYCKQDVAVTRDVYLFGKENGYVLFTNKDKKKVRLPVDW, encoded by the coding sequence ATGGGGGATCAGGTCGTTCATCACAGAGTGATTGACGGTAATAGTGCTTTGTACGGTGAATCGCGTCATAAATGGCCTGAATCTCTTGATTGCGTTATGAATTTCAGAGAAATAGAGAATCTTTACTCTCATCAAGCAGAAGCAACTGACTACGCCCGTGCCGGAAGAAATGTCGTAGTTGCGACTCCTACCGCCAGTGGTAAAACACTTACTTATAATCTGCCTGTTCTTGAACAATGTCTGCGTAATCCTGATAACCACGCTCTTTACCTCTTTCCGCTCAAAGCTCTTGCACAGGATCAGCTTAAAACTTTCAATGAAATGACCGCCCTTCTGCCAGAAAATATCAGACCGGATGCAGCAATTTATGACGGTGACACCACACCCTATAAGCGCAAAAAAATACGCGATAATCCACCGTCTGTTATTCTTACCAATCCTGAAATGCTTCACTTATCCATCCTGCCTTATCACGAACGATGGGCACCTTTTATTGCCGGGCTTACACATATAGTTGTGGATGAAGTGCATACTTATCGAGGCGTGATGGGTTCACACATGGCTATGGTTTTTCGCAGACTGCTCAGAATATGTAACTTTTACGGAGCGACCCCTTCGTTTGTTTTTTCATCAGCAACAGTTGGCAATCCAGCCGCTCTTTGTAATTCTCTGACAGGTCTTGAAGTTACAGCAATCACTGAAAGCGGAGCCGCATCAGGAAAACGCAATTTCGTTTTTTTCAATCCTGTGGTCAGCCCTTCCAATGCAGCCATACAACTACTCAAAGCCGCACTTGCCAGAGGACTGCGAACAATAGTCTATACACAGTCCCGCAAAATGACTGAACTAATAGCTATGTGGGTGAGTGAAAAAGCCGGTAAATATCAGGATAAAATAAGTGCATACAGAGCAGGATTTCTTCCTGAGGAAAGAAGAGAAATTGAATCAAAAATGTCATCAGGCGAATTACTTGCAGTAATATCTACAAGCGCGCTTGAACTCGGAATTGATATCGGCGGACTCGATCTCTGTATTATGGTCGGCTATCCCGGATCAATTATGGCCACCTTACAAAGAGGCGGACGCGTCGGGCGCAGTAATCAGGAATCAGCGGTAATTCTTATCGGACAGGAAGACGCGCTTGATCAATATTTTATGCGCCATCCTGAAGACTTTTTCTCACGGCCGCCTGAGAACGCAGTACTCAATCCATATAACCCCGTGATTATGGAAAAACACCTCATCTGTGCAGCTTCTGAACTTACCATGCGCGAAAATGACTATCTGCTCAAAGATGATAAAATCAGAAGTAGAGTTCTTGAACTTGAGCAGGAAGGCGTACTTCTGCGAAGCAAGCGCGGCGATGAAATTTATTCCAAACGCAAAAGACCTCACCGTGAAATATCTCTACGCGGTGCCGGCGGTACCATTCACATCGAAGACTCTGATACATCAGAACCTATCGGTACCATTGACGAAGTTAAAGCATACTCCGAGGCTCACGAAGGCGCAGTGTATATTCATCGCGGCAATACATATTGCATTAAAGAACTGGATTTAGCTTCCAGAAAAATTTCAGCTGTCAAACAACGAGTTGGTTATTACACCCGCACGCGTAAAAATAAATCAACACAGATACTCGAAATATACTCTCAAAAAACAGTATTCGGCATTGTAATGCGTTTCGGTAAACTGAAAGTAACTGAACAAGTGACAGGGTATGAAAAACGAGCTGTGCGCGGCGGACAATTATTAGGAATTGTCCCGCTTGATCTGCCTCCGATTATTTTTGAAACGCAAGGGTTATGGATGGAAATTTCGTCTGAAATTAAACGCAGAGCCGAGGATGAATTCATTCATTTCATGGGCGGTATTCATGCTGTGGAACATGCCGCAATCGGAATTCTTCCTTTAATGGTTCTCACTGACCGCAACGATTTAGGCGGAATTTCAACCCCCATGCACGAGCAGGTGGATGGTCCGGCAGTGTTTATTTATGATGGCATTCCCGGTGGTGCAGGGCTGACTATGCAGGCTTTCGAACATGCAGAGGAACTACTTGAACGGACCTTACAAATAGTTTTAGACTGTGAATGCGAACTTGGCTGCCCGACATGCGTGCATTCTCCGAAATGCGGATCAGGTAATCGTCCTATCGATAAGAGTGCCGCGATTTTTGTTCTGCAAAATATGATACATGGTGAAACACCTAAAAATATTGAGGATATAAATATGCTTCTCAGACCTTTCGGCGAAGAAATTAAAAAGGAAGTTATTGAACCGAAAAATTTCGGAGTTCTTGATGTTGAAACAAGACGCTCAGCTCAAGAAGTTGGCGGCTGGAATAAAGCTGAACGCATGGGTATCTCAATCGCGGTTCTCTATGATTCTGACGAAGATAAATTCTTCGAATATGAAGAACATCAAATACCGGAAATGATAGATCGCCTTCAAAAACTAGACCTGATAATCGGCTTTAATATCGATAGGTTTGATTACAAAGTGCTCTCAGGAGTACATGCTTTTCATTACAAAGGTTTACCCACTCTGGATTTGCTTATAAAAGTACACGAAAAGCTGGGATATAGACTGAAACTTGATAACATCGCGCAGGCAACATTAGACACAGCTAAAAGCGCAGATGGATTACAAGCTCTGGAATGGTGGAAAGAAGGAAGGCTGGATCTCATTACTGATTATTGCAAACAGGATGTTGCTGTAACCAGAGATGTTTATCTATTCGGGAAAGAAAACGGGTATGTACTTTTCACTAATAAAGATAAGAAAAAAGTGCGGTTGCCGGTGGATTGGTAA
- a CDS encoding nitroreductase family protein has translation MEVLEAIHTRRSVRKYEDKPISEELIKELLSAAMVAPSAGNAQPWQFIVIDDHEKLAGVKEYSKYATMVEHAPAGILVCGDLSLEKFPGYWVQDCAAATQNLLLAAHGKGLGAVWTGIYPMEDRVKAFSQHFNLPEKVIPLSLIVIGWPDQEQKYKDRYKEERVHKNSW, from the coding sequence ATGGAAGTATTAGAAGCGATCCATACTAGAAGAAGTGTCAGGAAGTACGAAGATAAACCTATTTCTGAGGAATTGATTAAAGAACTTCTCAGCGCGGCTATGGTTGCGCCAAGTGCGGGCAATGCACAGCCGTGGCAGTTTATTGTAATTGATGATCATGAAAAATTAGCTGGAGTTAAGGAATATAGTAAGTATGCCACAATGGTGGAGCATGCGCCTGCCGGTATTCTTGTTTGCGGTGACTTGAGTCTTGAAAAATTTCCCGGATACTGGGTGCAGGATTGTGCCGCAGCTACTCAAAATCTGCTGCTGGCAGCTCATGGAAAAGGGCTGGGCGCAGTCTGGACAGGTATTTACCCGATGGAAGACAGGGTGAAAGCTTTTTCACAGCATTTTAATCTACCTGAAAAAGTAATACCTCTCAGTTTAATAGTAATCGGCTGGCCGGACCAAGAGCAAAAGTACAAAGATCGTTACAAAGAAGAACGAGTTCATAAGAATAGTTGGTAG
- the gyrA gene encoding DNA gyrase subunit A encodes MDQITIEEELKKSYLEYSLSVIIGRAIPDVRDGLKPVHRRILYAMHELGNSYNRAYKKSARIVGDVIGKYHPHGDSAVYDALVRMAQGFSMRDPLVDGQGNFGSIDGDAAAAMRYTESRMSKLSSEFLADLEKNTVDFRDNYDNSLQEPTVLPTKVPNLLLNGTTGIAVGMATNIPPHNLGELLDGTLHLLDAPECSIDDLMRFIKGPDFPTSGLCFGGKGLEEAYKTGRGSIKIRGVLGVEELKNGRQSIVITEIPYALNKSTLVEKIALLIGEGRIEGVSDLRDESDRKGIRIVIDLKRGSIADIIINSLYKFTQLETSFGINMMAVSGNRPMLMNLKNILSFFLEHRREVIIRRTRFDLDKCEKRAHILEGLKIALDNIDEVVKIIRASSNGDEARIGLIDRFEFSRVQAQAILDMRLQRLTNLEHEKILEEYAEILKKIEYFKSILENEDVLKSVIREELTDIRASYSTDRKTVLMDQNPDDIDIEDLIPDDDAVITLSRRGYIKRTPLSNYQQQKRGGKGIAGVQTKDGDFIHTFLTTSNHQFLVLFTTKGKMFKIKVHQVPESSRIARGAHIANLLPLEKDEAIATALTMREFEEDRFFLFVTKKGMVKRSSIALYRNCRQSGIRAVSMREDDQLITVKEVYADSEAILVTKNGTSIRFSCQDARAMGRVASGVKGIALRPKDEVVSGVVTGDEERTQLLTISEGGYGKRTNIEQHRLQTRGGKGIISMRVTTKTGKVLGSIMVSPDDEVVILTSANKIIRLGVKDVSLVGRATQGVRLVRMDENNHAVGFDLVMDDGVEALVDEEETES; translated from the coding sequence GTGGATCAGATTACTATCGAAGAAGAACTTAAAAAATCGTACTTAGAGTATTCTCTAAGCGTCATCATAGGGCGAGCTATCCCTGACGTAAGAGATGGTCTAAAGCCGGTTCACAGGCGTATTCTTTACGCTATGCACGAACTGGGAAACAGTTATAACAGAGCATACAAGAAATCGGCTCGTATCGTCGGTGACGTAATCGGTAAATATCACCCGCATGGTGATTCTGCCGTTTACGATGCTCTTGTACGTATGGCGCAGGGATTTTCCATGCGCGATCCGCTTGTTGACGGTCAGGGGAACTTCGGTTCCATTGACGGCGACGCTGCGGCAGCAATGCGTTATACTGAATCAAGAATGTCAAAGCTCAGTTCTGAGTTTTTAGCTGACCTTGAAAAAAATACAGTCGATTTCCGAGACAACTATGACAACTCTCTGCAGGAACCGACTGTTCTACCTACTAAAGTTCCTAACCTTCTGCTGAACGGAACAACCGGTATCGCAGTCGGTATGGCGACAAATATTCCGCCTCATAATTTAGGTGAATTATTAGACGGAACTTTGCATCTTCTGGATGCTCCTGAATGTTCTATTGATGATCTTATGAGATTTATCAAAGGGCCTGATTTTCCTACATCGGGATTGTGTTTCGGTGGTAAAGGGCTTGAAGAAGCTTATAAAACAGGTCGCGGAAGTATTAAGATCAGGGGTGTGTTAGGAGTTGAAGAGCTTAAAAACGGTCGTCAAAGTATCGTTATAACTGAAATTCCATATGCTCTTAATAAATCAACACTTGTTGAAAAAATAGCACTTCTCATCGGAGAAGGTAGAATTGAAGGTGTTTCTGATCTTCGCGATGAATCAGACCGTAAAGGTATCCGTATTGTTATTGACCTTAAAAGAGGTTCAATAGCTGATATCATTATCAATTCACTTTACAAATTCACTCAGCTTGAAACCAGTTTCGGTATCAACATGATGGCTGTTTCCGGTAACAGACCAATGTTGATGAACCTTAAGAATATTCTTAGTTTCTTCCTTGAACATCGCCGGGAAGTTATTATCAGGCGTACAAGGTTTGACCTTGATAAGTGTGAAAAGCGTGCCCATATACTCGAAGGTTTAAAAATTGCCCTTGATAATATTGATGAAGTTGTAAAAATCATCAGAGCATCAAGCAATGGCGATGAAGCCAGAATCGGACTTATCGATCGCTTTGAGTTTTCAAGAGTTCAGGCTCAGGCAATTCTTGATATGAGATTGCAGAGACTGACCAACCTTGAGCATGAAAAAATTCTTGAAGAATATGCTGAGATTCTTAAAAAGATTGAATACTTCAAAAGCATCTTGGAAAATGAAGACGTTTTGAAATCTGTAATAAGGGAAGAGCTTACTGATATAAGAGCTTCATATTCAACAGATCGCAAAACCGTGCTTATGGATCAGAATCCTGATGATATTGATATCGAAGATCTGATTCCTGATGATGACGCAGTTATCACTCTTTCAAGACGCGGCTATATCAAACGTACTCCTCTTTCCAATTATCAGCAGCAGAAGAGAGGCGGAAAAGGTATTGCAGGAGTTCAGACAAAGGATGGAGACTTTATCCATACTTTCCTGACAACTTCGAATCACCAATTCCTGGTGCTGTTCACTACGAAAGGGAAGATGTTCAAAATTAAAGTACATCAGGTTCCCGAATCCAGCCGTATAGCCAGAGGCGCACATATTGCCAATCTGCTTCCGTTGGAAAAAGATGAAGCGATAGCAACAGCTCTTACTATGCGCGAGTTTGAAGAAGACCGCTTCTTCCTGTTCGTGACTAAGAAGGGAATGGTAAAACGTTCCAGCATTGCTCTTTACCGTAATTGCAGACAGTCCGGAATCCGGGCCGTAAGCATGAGGGAAGACGATCAGCTGATCACGGTAAAAGAAGTTTATGCTGATTCCGAAGCAATTCTTGTTACCAAGAACGGTACTTCTATTAGGTTCAGCTGTCAGGATGCCCGTGCAATGGGTAGAGTTGCCAGCGGTGTGAAGGGTATTGCCCTTCGTCCTAAAGATGAAGTCGTTTCAGGTGTTGTCACCGGTGATGAAGAACGTACCCAGCTCCTCACAATCTCTGAGGGCGGTTACGGTAAGCGCACAAATATTGAGCAGCATCGTCTCCAGACCAGAGGCGGTAAAGGTATAATCAGTATGCGCGTTACAACCAAGACCGGTAAGGTTCTTGGTTCCATTATGGTTTCACCTGACGATGAAGTCGTTATTCTTACTTCTGCTAATAAAATTATTCGCCTCGGAGTTAAAGACGTAAGTCTTGTAGGAAGGGCAACTCAGGGCGTAAGACTTGTTAGAATGGATGAGAATAATCATGCAGTCGGATTTGATCTTGTAATGGATGACGGCGTTGAAGCTCTTGTTGATGAGGAAGAAACCGAATCATGA
- a CDS encoding dienelactone hydrolase family protein: MNNFFTVLKERTIKHTHQDEQLESVLVTPDGSGPFPAVLLIHEYTGLNKVTLDHARRLARAGYTVLAADFYGPDKIPNNIDEARVIHRIYRDDRLLMRKRAQACLEVLINQPETNSAKITALGFSFGGGAVLELARCNIQLNKHDEQLAGTINGAISVYGYLDTTHPAAHGQIKAKLLALHVENDPVVPEKHAEMFVKEMNEVKADWSMIRIQNAKHGFANPDDTAFDPILAEKAWGIILDTFKKWL; the protein is encoded by the coding sequence ATGAATAATTTTTTCACAGTGCTTAAAGAACGAACAATTAAACATACACACCAAGACGAACAGCTCGAAAGCGTACTCGTTACACCGGACGGTTCAGGACCGTTCCCCGCTGTTCTGTTAATTCATGAATATACCGGACTGAATAAAGTAACTTTAGACCACGCAAGACGACTTGCCCGTGCCGGTTACACCGTACTTGCCGCAGATTTCTACGGCCCGGATAAAATACCTAATAATATCGATGAAGCGCGCGTTATCCACAGAATTTACCGTGATGATCGGCTTTTGATGCGCAAACGAGCACAAGCATGCCTTGAAGTTCTAATTAATCAGCCTGAAACCAATTCCGCAAAAATTACAGCTCTCGGATTTTCATTCGGAGGCGGTGCTGTATTGGAACTCGCCCGTTGCAATATACAACTTAATAAACACGATGAGCAGTTAGCAGGAACAATAAACGGCGCTATCAGTGTTTACGGATATTTAGACACAACTCATCCAGCCGCACATGGACAAATCAAAGCGAAACTCCTTGCTCTTCATGTTGAAAACGACCCTGTAGTGCCCGAAAAGCACGCTGAAATGTTCGTAAAAGAAATGAATGAAGTGAAGGCTGACTGGTCGATGATACGCATTCAAAACGCCAAGCACGGCTTTGCAAACCCTGACGACACAGCTTTTGATCCCATTCTAGCTGAAAAGGCATGGGGTATTATTTTAGATACTTTTAAGAAATGGCTTTAA
- a CDS encoding sodium-dependent transporter → MQKRETWGSRSGFILAAVGSAIGLGNIWRFPYIVYENGGGAFLIPYFVAMLAAGIPFMILEFGLGQKFKGSAPKIFASISKRWEWLGWWQIMVAFIIDTYYVVVIAWAMNYLILSFTQGWGMNPKDFFYGDFLHLSNSPMEVGGIQWAIFAATATAWFCTFLAVFTGVKKGIERANKIFMPLLFLLVFIFIARGLMLPGAADGLNWLFKPDFSALLKGKVWADAFGQIFYSLSIGFAIMLAYSSYLPKKSDITNNACMTVFINCGFSMLSGIMIFSVLGYMALQQGVPVSDVTSSGVGLAFITLPTAINLMPMPVFFGVMFFLALVVAGLSSMISITEAVVSAIIDKLNVTRQKAAIIFCLIGFLISIMFTTGSGLLLLDIVDHFVNNFGILIGGFIEIIFIAWFCDLDALSQHINTTSELKVGGLWKTCLRYIVPVMLGFMVINNFIGDLQTNYGGYSNTAIILFGWAVLFVCSIFSMTFAHKDFAFVKKSENNHFLKRR, encoded by the coding sequence ATGCAAAAAAGAGAAACATGGGGTTCACGTTCCGGCTTTATTTTAGCCGCTGTAGGGTCTGCAATCGGGCTAGGTAACATCTGGCGTTTTCCATACATAGTTTATGAAAACGGTGGTGGTGCTTTCCTTATTCCTTACTTTGTAGCTATGCTCGCTGCGGGTATTCCCTTCATGATTCTGGAGTTTGGACTCGGTCAGAAATTCAAAGGATCAGCTCCCAAAATTTTCGCTTCCATATCTAAACGCTGGGAATGGCTCGGCTGGTGGCAGATCATGGTCGCCTTCATTATTGACACATATTATGTAGTCGTCATCGCGTGGGCCATGAATTATTTAATTCTATCATTCACGCAAGGCTGGGGGATGAACCCGAAAGATTTCTTCTATGGTGATTTTTTACATCTCAGTAATTCACCTATGGAAGTCGGTGGTATACAGTGGGCTATTTTTGCAGCAACTGCGACTGCTTGGTTCTGTACTTTTCTTGCCGTCTTTACCGGCGTTAAAAAAGGAATTGAAAGAGCTAATAAAATATTTATGCCGCTTCTTTTCCTGCTGGTTTTTATATTCATTGCCCGCGGATTAATGCTTCCCGGAGCTGCAGATGGTTTAAACTGGCTCTTCAAACCTGATTTTTCCGCACTTTTAAAAGGAAAAGTCTGGGCTGACGCTTTCGGACAGATTTTCTACAGCCTTTCAATAGGTTTTGCCATCATGCTGGCATATTCCAGTTATCTTCCAAAAAAATCTGACATCACCAATAACGCCTGTATGACTGTTTTCATCAACTGCGGGTTCAGTATGCTTTCAGGTATAATGATCTTCAGTGTTCTCGGTTACATGGCTCTACAGCAGGGTGTTCCCGTCAGTGACGTTACCAGTTCCGGTGTTGGTCTGGCATTCATTACTTTGCCGACTGCAATCAATCTGATGCCGATGCCTGTTTTCTTCGGTGTAATGTTCTTTCTGGCTCTCGTAGTTGCCGGACTGTCTTCCATGATTTCCATCACAGAAGCAGTTGTTTCAGCTATTATTGATAAACTGAACGTTACTCGTCAAAAAGCAGCAATTATTTTCTGCCTTATCGGATTCCTCATAAGTATTATGTTCACAACCGGCAGCGGACTTCTGTTGCTTGATATTGTTGACCACTTTGTGAACAACTTCGGAATACTCATCGGCGGATTTATTGAAATCATCTTCATCGCATGGTTCTGCGATCTGGACGCCCTCAGCCAGCACATTAACACCACTTCTGAATTGAAAGTCGGTGGCTTATGGAAAACCTGCCTGCGGTACATTGTGCCTGTTATGCTCGGCTTCATGGTCATCAACAACTTCATTGGTGATCTTCAGACAAACTACGGCGGATACTCAAACACAGCCATCATACTATTCGGATGGGCTGTCCTTTTTGTCTGCTCAATATTCTCAATGACATTTGCACACAAAGATTTTGCTTTTGTGAAAAAATCAGAAAACAACCACTTCCTCAAAAGGAGATAG
- a CDS encoding cation diffusion facilitator family transporter — MSESPKKYIYYSITASIVTLVLKFWAWHITDSVGLLSDAMETLVNLSAGLFALAALTLAMKPADHAHTYGHGKAEYFSSGAEGMLILIAAIGIVYASIERFISPSIPSNLLTGLLLALLSSAVNFVTAKIMLKGAKIHDSITLEADAKHLLTDVWTSIGLVLGLGVMLFTPPSWAILDPIIAIIMALNIIFTGFYLIKKSYSGLMDNTLPKSELSLIDKSIRKCAGEEILYHGLRTRKAGSQRFIDFHLLLPGKSTIASSHTLCSEIEVCIKDELKNCHVTIHVEPEEDKSSYDCEETGGLCGSILRSNNE, encoded by the coding sequence ATGTCAGAATCTCCCAAAAAATATATATATTACTCCATTACTGCATCGATAGTCACGCTGGTTCTTAAATTCTGGGCATGGCATATCACTGATTCTGTAGGCTTGCTTTCAGATGCAATGGAGACACTTGTTAACCTTTCTGCCGGTCTTTTCGCCTTAGCAGCGCTGACTCTCGCCATGAAACCGGCTGACCACGCCCATACATACGGACACGGAAAAGCAGAATATTTTTCAAGCGGCGCAGAAGGGATGCTTATATTAATTGCGGCAATAGGTATTGTTTACGCTTCCATTGAAAGATTTATCTCACCGTCAATTCCCAGTAATTTATTGACCGGTCTTCTTCTTGCCCTGCTTTCCTCAGCAGTTAATTTTGTTACCGCTAAAATTATGCTGAAGGGCGCTAAAATTCATGATTCAATTACCCTTGAAGCAGATGCTAAACATCTATTAACAGACGTATGGACTTCAATAGGTCTTGTGCTCGGACTCGGTGTTATGCTTTTCACCCCGCCATCATGGGCTATCCTTGATCCCATCATCGCAATTATAATGGCTTTGAATATTATTTTCACAGGATTCTACCTGATAAAAAAATCATACTCAGGATTGATGGATAATACCCTTCCTAAGTCGGAGCTTTCACTTATTGATAAATCTATCAGGAAATGTGCAGGAGAAGAAATTCTTTACCATGGGTTGAGAACCCGTAAGGCTGGTTCTCAGCGATTTATTGATTTTCATCTACTTTTGCCCGGCAAATCAACCATTGCCAGTTCTCATACGCTTTGCAGTGAAATTGAAGTTTGCATAAAAGACGAGCTTAAAAATTGCCACGTAACTATTCATGTTGAGCCGGAAGAAGATAAATCTTCTTATGACTGCGAAGAAACCGGCGGCTTATGCGGCTCTATTCTCAGATCAAATAATGAATAA
- a CDS encoding response regulator → MANILVLDDVIDAGVLLKRILERKGHEVSVFSEEEEALNHVAKNKVDLAILDIKLKKMTGVEVLELMKEISPDIKVIMLTGYPTLETARASVKHGANEYCVKPIDKEELESKVADVLG, encoded by the coding sequence ATGGCAAATATTTTGGTTCTTGATGATGTAATAGACGCTGGAGTCCTTCTGAAACGTATTCTTGAACGTAAAGGACATGAGGTTTCGGTTTTTTCCGAAGAAGAAGAAGCTCTTAATCATGTTGCAAAGAATAAAGTTGATTTGGCGATTCTGGACATAAAGCTTAAAAAGATGACCGGAGTGGAAGTCTTGGAGCTGATGAAAGAAATATCACCGGATATAAAAGTGATCATGCTTACTGGATATCCTACTCTGGAAACAGCCCGTGCATCAGTTAAACACGGTGCCAATGAATACTGCGTAAAGCCTATTGATAAGGAAGAGCTTGAATCGAAGGTTGCGGATGTTTTGGGCTAG
- a CDS encoding MetS family NSS transporter small subunit — translation MTTGAIIMMVFGLGITWGGAIICFRIALKHK, via the coding sequence ATGACTACCGGCGCAATAATTATGATGGTATTCGGACTCGGCATCACCTGGGGCGGCGCAATAATCTGTTTCCGCATAGCTCTTAAGCATAAATAA
- a CDS encoding tetratricopeptide repeat protein, translated as MRQWFILIFVSLFLMVQGCEKPADDNFKVIEKARKNFISGFYVDSEKGFERYLQDNPQGKYRLEAWNYLVKIDSEVRHDSERGASLLEAMYLEFGHKNDLAADLKGKLAEMYIRNGQYKLAVEALEKSLEFPDQSSEQLDSTRTLLAKTFRDLRNYDLAIYTYNDLADSTADPKIKAKALYEMAHTLTLIQAWERAESELNEIIQMEDVPENIHAKATFMLADIYEQKHDYKKAVELLKGIVQTYPNPQAVRYKLEYLKKLELSGGRAIKQFKDRNIRIKDTGRDQNDADGAI; from the coding sequence ATGAGACAATGGTTTATATTAATTTTCGTATCCCTGTTCCTTATGGTTCAGGGGTGCGAAAAACCCGCTGATGATAATTTTAAGGTAATTGAAAAAGCGCGTAAAAATTTTATCAGCGGGTTTTATGTTGATTCTGAAAAAGGCTTTGAAAGGTATCTTCAAGATAATCCACAAGGTAAATACAGGCTTGAAGCGTGGAATTATCTCGTAAAAATAGATTCAGAAGTACGTCATGACAGTGAAAGAGGTGCTTCTTTACTGGAAGCTATGTATCTTGAATTTGGTCACAAGAACGATCTTGCGGCTGATTTAAAGGGTAAGCTCGCGGAGATGTACATAAGAAACGGTCAATATAAATTAGCCGTTGAAGCTCTTGAAAAAAGTTTAGAATTTCCAGATCAATCGTCTGAGCAGCTTGATTCAACAAGAACATTATTAGCTAAAACTTTTCGTGATTTAAGAAATTATGATTTAGCAATTTATACCTATAATGATCTTGCCGATAGTACTGCTGATCCGAAAATAAAGGCGAAAGCTCTGTATGAAATGGCGCATACTCTGACACTGATTCAAGCGTGGGAAAGAGCTGAGTCAGAGCTTAATGAAATAATACAGATGGAAGATGTTCCAGAAAATATTCATGCAAAAGCAACTTTTATGCTCGCTGATATTTATGAACAAAAACATGATTACAAAAAAGCAGTAGAATTACTGAAAGGTATTGTTCAGACTTATCCTAACCCGCAAGCTGTGCGGTATAAGCTTGAATATTTGAAGAAACTTGAATTGTCCGGCGGAAGAGCAATAAAACAATTCAAAGATCGTAATATTAGAATTAAAGATACCGGCAGAGACCAAAACGATGCTGATGGGGCTATTTGA